The genomic DNA CGAAGGAATCCTCCTCTCCACATACAGTGTGGCAGATATCCACTCTGCTGTcttgcagcctatgatgtaggGTGGAAGCAGAGTCAGTGGATCTGTGTGTCATCAAATCTATCAGCCCATCTCTGCTCCTCTGCTGGCCTGCCTTGTTCAGCCTCCCTGAAGCTGGGTTATGCAGCCCCAGAAATCCTGAGACATGTATGAACACCACCAGTTGCACTGCATTCTAGGGCACTCGGCAGGTGCTGAAAAAGATCTAGCCTTCAGTTTTTATTTCATCCgtaggtaaaactcccattgacttcagtgagcattcTGCCCGAGTAGAGACAAAAGGCTTCAGGATATGATCcacaattaataataaacaaagtATTCCTTtaagggggagggaaaaacagaacagaaaaatccAAGGGGTCTGGATCTCCATGggcctgcaccttgtgtagtcatttaagGACAAAGAGAGTACAAAATGGGTGTGTATAATACTCCCAAATCATAATCatacagtgaaatcctggctccactgaagtcaattgcaaaactcccagtggattcaacagggccaggatttcactcatacgCTAAAGGTCTGACGTGGTATATAGTAGCCCTAAACATCCTCTATTCGGCTGGGGAAGGATTACCGCAGTGCCATCACCATGGAAGACTGCATTAAGTCTGACTTTGAGGACCCCCCTCACAAATCCTGGTGTTAGGGACATGCTACAGGCATGCTGGCGGCTGCAGCATGCAGTATGGCAGAGATTCTGGTCAATGCTATAGCCCTTAGGCCAGTCCAGGGAGGCTGGCATAACTCAGAAGACCAGAGCCATCTaagggtacagctacactgcaatcaTGACATGCTCAAGCAGGCATACCTgagttagctttaatctagccagCTCATGTGTTGAAGCAATAAAGCTGCAGTCGTGTGTGCCTCCAGGAAGATTTATACCACCCACACTGAAGCACACCCTGTCTCAGCTTCATTGCTCCGGGACCCAAGCTAGTTAGCTCAGGTACATCTACTCAAGAACCAGTCACACCCTGTGATTGCAGTATAGTCACACCCAAAGTTATGCCAAGGGCCTCTCCTGCCCGCAGCCCAGGACCAGAACAGCACAGAGGTGGCTTAAAgacactgtagcagggtggtggGGTTGGTCACCAGGTCTAGGCCTCCCACCTCAGTCTCTCTTTCAGTTCAGTGTGTTCCTGGCACTCTGCCTGAGGTCCTGCTGGACTAGCTGGGACATGGGGatcaggggtcctgacccagggtCCTGAAATTATACCGGTGTGGGATGGCCTGGGTTCAGCCCACCTGCTGCTCCcaatcccccaggccacttcccaATACACCTGATGCCTCAGTTCAGGGTGTGGCTACAATTGTGTTAAAGTCTTTGCCTCAAACCCCTAGTCTAGGGCCAATGCCTCTAACTCTCTGGTGCCCTTGCCCCTGTTTCCACTAGCCTTTTGGGTAGCATCAGGACAGGGGGAAATCACAACCAGACACCCTCAGTAGCAGTTTCTACTTCTGCTGCTGCAAAGCAGTGCTCCTCTACAAAATActtcttttctcctcccacactcttGCTTGGAGCTTCCTTTACGCCACTCCTCAGGGAAAGAACCATGCTCAGCCATGGCCAAGGAGCAGGACCTTCCAGGCCCAGTACTGCTTCAGCTCTAGTCCTGTCTCAGCCTTAATGTGGGGTTTAAAGCCCCATCACAGGCACCCTACCCCTCCATCCCTGGGCTTTAAATTCTGTATTAGGCCTTTAAAGAGGTTCACACAAGATCTCCCGCATAGTGTTTTATCCCCTTTTTCCACTCACCTTATACAGGTGTAACTGACTACACAAGGAACAGAACCGTATAGAGAAACACGCTCCATGTgtacaatttcttttttaaatctaaaatctgTTCTGACTCTGGAAGGAAATTCATAAATATTATGCTTTCCTGGAGTAACACCATAAATGTGCCAATGAATTCCCCATCCTGAATCAGGAAATGTATTAGATTCCTATTCTCCATGTCTACTTAGTGAATGTAGTTTTACATGTAttttaatggctttttttttttttggcaagtatATTTTCATGTAGAAACTTCATTTAATTGTGCTATATTTCCTAATATGAGCAATCTGCAGTTATCTAAACAGCAGTAAATTACAAAAACACATTCTGTATAAATCAGACTGCTGCAGGAACAAACATTAGACTTGAATTTAATTTATGTcatttttcagctttttccaccTCACCATCCCAAAATGCATAGCACTAGTCATGTGAAAACTAAATTGCCATGTGAGGTATATTTTTAAGCCTCATCTAAACAATAAAGCTTGTGTGACAACATAAGAGCAAAGAATGTCCAAATATGGCTGAGAGTTAAGTACCCTGAGAATTAAGTGCTCTTAAATTCACTGGAGTTTATAAATCTGCATTAATCAAatatctgaaaacagaaataaaggagAGAGTGATTCAACTCATTTTCCAGTACCATTCTCTACAGATGTCATGTTATAAACATCCTCAACATCTTGGATGCTGGAGGCGTCTGTTGAATCTTGATCGCTGGCTATAATCCCTACTGAAGAAAGGCTAGAAATGAAGGAGTGCATCCTTTTTGCATAAATATCCCTAACGTTAAAATAAGGTAGCTCATTATATTTCTCTTTGTGATCATTGTTGGATTGGTCTATATCAATATCCTTTTGCTTTTGATAGTATTTAGAAAACTTGTTGAAAATTATAGTGATTGGAAGGGCCACCACTAATATTCCACAGAGAATACAAATACTACCAATGAACTTTCCCAGTAAGGTGACTGGGAAAGTGTCTCCATAGCCGACAGTGGTCATGCTGATAGTTGCCCACCACCAGCAGACCGGGATGCTGTGCAGTTCTGACTCATTGTCGTCTTTTTCCACTGAGTAGACCAAAACAGAGAATATAGAAATCCCGACAGACAGAAACAGAAGCAAAAGTCCAACTTCATGGTAACTATGTCTCAAAGTGGCACCTAAAGACCGCAGTCCTACAGAGTGCCTTGCCAGTTTCAGGATGCGAAATATCCTCATTAGCCTTAGGATCTgaaccactttccccatattctCAATGTCTTcgctttcttctttctttgtgtcCACAGCCAAGGTAGCATAAAATGGAATAATAGAGACAAGATCTATGACATTCAGAGGGTTTTTCCAGAACTTCTTTAGACTTGGAGCTGCGGCGAGCCTTATCACTAACTCAACGGTGAACCAGACGATGCATGCTATCTCCACAGCTTCCAAAACAGGGTCCTCAATCTCTCTGTCATTGGCATCCCGCCTTTGGAACTCTGGCATGCTGTGGATGCACATGGCTACAATTGATGCTAGCACTACGCTCAGGGAGGAAATTGCAATTAACTTGGCTGATAAGCAGTACCCAGGGTTTTCCATTCTGATCCATACTTTCTTTCGTATTTCACCAAGCCACAGTTTATCAAATTTCTCCAGCTCTTTATCAAATATGGATGATTCGTCATTGGAAGAGTCTATACTTCTGTCATTGCTTTTCTTATCCTAGTCCTTATCTtgaccttcttcttttctttcttgataCCTATTGCTACAGCAAGAACCAATGAAGAGCTCGTTGATCCCCCAGTACTCTATTTCCTGACAGAAGGAGAAGATACAAAGTTCCTCCATGACATGCAGTTTTCCTGTATAGTAAAAATTCAAAACATATCTAAACAAAGAAGGGTTCCTATCAAAGTAATATTCCTTGTCTGCATCACTGTAATCATCACACAGTTCCAGGATAGCCTCTTCAGAACGGCAGTTGAGCAGTTTTCCAAGTCTGGTCTGGGGAAATCGGAGCAAAGTACTTTGATCAACTGATTGCTTAAAGCCACCCACATTCAAGTGGATAAGTTCCTCATCTTTCCCAGGTCTATGGAAAAATTCACCATCAACCATTTTGAACACAGTAGTTCTATTGCTGGTTTCCAAGGCACTAACCCATAAGATTACATTGCACCTAAAAGAACATAAGATATTATTAGACAATTTAATTCAGTTTTGTTCTTGCTGCAATTATTTTCCAATCTCCATTTACTGTGGAAATCCTACACTGAAACACAAAGAAATGAAGTGACAAATACATTGTTAACATTTCTGCTAAAGTAGGCTTAAATCAGTCTGGTGATTTATCAAATCAGAGTTAGCAAACTTGAATAAAATAGTTTCTGGTTCAGCATGAAACtttattcttttcttcatttattATTGCTCTTTTGCTCTAGTACTAtcacatttaaattaatattcatTCTGAAAAATACAGTGAACTTACAAATGTCGGGACTAAAGGGAAAACATACTCAGACTACTaaacatttagggccagatcctgagcaggAGTTAATCAGTTTTGAAATCAAaggagctacatcaatttaaaccagctgaaaatctggcccttagtattccattatttattatttgcaccaAGGGGGCATGCTATTATTTCTTACATGATGCCAACACACCTTAATCTATACCTTTCCCTAGAAGAGCATTCTATATTCCTGTTACTCTGGTTGAAAACATTTCAAGAATCTGTTTTAAACAGcttattttcattttcctttcctgcccttGCAGACATCTCTCACCCACATTTGGATATCTGCGTTCATGAAGATTCCACCATAGGTATTTTGCAAACTGCCTTGCTACTCACCTGTAGTGATGCAAAGTTCCTCCTTAAGACCTACATCAGTTCCGGAAACACTTCCTactctgccacagcaggtacacTGGTTATGCTGATAAACTGGCATTGAAATGTCATTTCTGGAAAGAGCAGCTTCCAGAGAAGGCACTTCCAGAAATATTTTGTCTCAGCAAGTAAGAAGGGGTACCTGTAGGTAAACACAAGTAAAGGGCATTTTAATATCTATATGCCTTCACCATAAATATATTATTCAGGCTAAATTGGATACAAAAGGCAGATAATATTATACCATATAAAATGTCTGTTGACATTTTTAGGAGTCATTACCTTCGACTTTCCTTTGTTAGTTATAAATCTTCACTTCAAAGTCAAAATTGGCTGGCCTGTTACTTTCCATGTGATTATGACTTCTGACCTGTGTGACAGTAAAAATCGCTATGAGCTCATGATCTAGGATACTTAGAAGTTCTCCTCCTGTATGTCAATTTAATTTACTTCAGCGTAGGATGGCAATCAATTTTGAATGCCACAAGAGAGAAGGTATTCTAGCTCTCCTATGTTAGTGTGCTAATTTATTATTATGCAGATCATGTCTTTTAACTGAATTGTTTGGGGTTTCTTTAGTGGTCCAGTTTGCATGCAGTCGTCCAAGGAGGCAGATTTTTCACACCTATGAACAACGAAGTTATATCaatctaatttcctagtgtagaccaggcctgaggattTGCATTGTGTACATGCAGGTATTTTCAATGAGCACTAACCTGAGTTGGAATGAACTAAatcccccacacagacaagcCCCAACAATTTTCAGTTATTACCTGCTAAACTGGATCAGGGTAGATAcaatttgattatttaaaaaagatcatttaaatttaatataattttaaaaaaataaacctattaaaactaaatttgaaattatgacaacttATATTAAGGCCTAAATCAATTATAACCTAGTAAAcggttttaaaattaaattaaaatctaatATTCAAACAGTATATATttgctgccaaagttttaaagTTCAGTAACTAGTTCATTTAAAGTTGAGAAGCTGATTAGAAGTTGAAAGAGC from Chelonoidis abingdonii isolate Lonesome George chromosome 3, CheloAbing_2.0, whole genome shotgun sequence includes the following:
- the LOC116831228 gene encoding delayed-rectifier potassium channel regulatory subunit KCNS3; its protein translation is MENPGYCLSAKLIAISSLSVVLASIVAMCIHSMPEFQRRDANDREIEDPVLEAVEIACIVWFTVELVIRLAAAPSLKKFWKNPLNVIDLVSIIPFYATLAVDTKKEESEDIENMGKVVQILRLMRIFRILKLARHSVGLRSLGATLRHSYHEVGLLLLFLSVGISIFSVLVYSVEKDDNESELHSIPVCWWWATISMTTVGYGDTFPVTLLGKFIGSICILCGILVVALPITIIFNKFSKYYQKQKDIDIDQSNNDHKEKYNELPYFNVRDIYAKRMHSFISSLSSVGIIASDQDSTDASSIQDVEDVYNMTSVENGTGK